Within Flavobacterium pisciphilum, the genomic segment TTTTTAGTCGTTATTAAAATGGAAAAACTATTACTCTGCATAATTCAAATTACTTATTACTTCTTTCAAATACTCTACTGACACATACTTTTCCAAATCAATTCTATTCAAAATTAATTTTTCGGGATTTTCTTTCCATACTTCATATAACTCTTCAATAAGAAATGCAATTTTCTCTACCTCATCAGTCTCTGCCCAAAACTTATAATCACTTCCTAATAACCTTCTTGTTTCACTATAATAAGGGGCTAGAGAGAGAATAGGTTTATTTGCCTCAATACAATGAGGAAATTTTGCTGGAAGAAAAGGGCTAATTTCTGATTTTGATTCTAAAATAATATTTACTGAAACATTTTTTTGTAAATGATACACTTCGTTAAAAGGTTTATTTCCATTATAGAGATACATTTCAGGAGTATTTTCTTCGTAAAGCTCAAGCATTTTGAGATGATCAGAAGCATTTCCTAATAAAAGTAGTCTCGCTTCCTTTTTTGCTTCATGATTCTTCTCTAAAAACAGTTTAAACCCTTTTATTAAACCTTCAGGTGAACGTTGTTTCATTAAATTCCCAGCATGTAACAAATTAAATTTTGAAATATCAAAATAGGATGGAAAATCAACATCTTGAGCATCAAATTTTGCATTTTGGTGTGGAATGATAACTCCTGTCTTAGAAAAATTGGGAAAATAACTACTCATCCATTCCTTTAACAACTGACTTGGAAAAGCACTATATTTTGCCTTTTCTGAAAGTTCTCTAAAAAAAAGTTCTTTTTTATCATAGCCTGGCTCTACCCAATTATAAGGTCTTGGATAATAATGAAATGGAAATGGATCATGCACATACGCCATCCATTTGCCATGCAACTGAGGCATTTTAAGAACCGCATAATGAGGTCTAAAACTAGCTCCTTTACTTAATGTAAGTACTAAATCAGGTTTAAATAATTCTTTTTTTAAAGCTTTTCGAATACTTCTTGTATCATTAAAAAAAGTAAATGAAAACCCAATTGTCTTTTCTATGAAAGGTCCAAAGTTTATTTTTAATTTCCTGTTTACTACTCTAAAAAATCTACTTAAATAATAATAATAAGCTCCTAATTTTATTTCTGATATAACAAATGTCCTTATATTTTTTAACTGAATATCTTTTAATGTATAGTGGTAAACTAAAATTTCAAAACCAGCTTCAGATAGATTATTAATCAAAGCTACATTAGCTTTAGATCCGCTACTATCCTCTATATTTATGGAATCTACTACAATGAGTATTTTCATTTTATTCTTTATTTAATAAATAATCAACAATTTTTTCAGAAGCATTTCCACTTCCATAAGGATTTGTTACATTTTCAAAACCCTCAAAATTTTCTAAAATATCCTGAATCTTATTTATAATTTTATTTTTGTCTGTTCCTACCAAAATTGAGAATCCAGCAATGACTCCCTCTGGCCTTTCTGAAACCTCTCTTGTTACCAAAACGGGTTTTTTTAATGAAGGGGCCTCTTCTTGAATACCCCCAGAATCAGTTACAATTAAAAAAGATTGCTGCATCAGCCAAATAAACACTGGATAAGAAACAGGTGGAATTAAATAAATATTTTCTTTTCCTGATAATAACCCATAAACCGTTTTCTTAACATTCGGATTTAGATGTACCGGATATATAATCATAACATCTTCTCTCTGAGAAATTTCCAAAAGTGCTTCACAAAGATTCTTTAACCCAGACTCAAAATTCTCTCTTCGATGTCCTGTTACTAAAACTATCTTTTTATTCTTTATAATTTTACCTTTTAACACATCAATATCAACATGACAATAATCTGTTTTCGATATCTTATTTATTGTCCATAATAATGCATCAATAACCGTGTTACCAGTTTGTATAATATTTTTTTTAAGAATCCCTTCCCTTAATAAATTTTGCGTTGTTTCTGTTGTTGGTGTAAAATGAAAATCTACTAATCTACTCGTAAGTTGCCTATTGAGTTCTTCAGGAAAAGGTGCTTTTTTATTATAAGTTCTTAACCCAGCTTCAATATGACCAATTTTTATTCCTAAATGAAATGCTGCCAAAGCTACCATTGAAGAAGTTGTAGTATCTCCATGCACTAAAACTAAATCTGGATTTACATCTAAAATCACTTGATCCACCTTAGATAAAATAAGAGCACTTAAACTATTTAAAGATTGATTAGATTGCATTAAATCTAAATCGTAATCGACCTTGATATTAAAAAATTCTAATACCTGATCTAACATTTCCCGATGCTGCGCTGTAACACATACAAAA encodes:
- a CDS encoding UDP-glycosyltransferase gives rise to the protein MKILIVVDSINIEDSSGSKANVALINNLSEAGFEILVYHYTLKDIQLKNIRTFVISEIKLGAYYYYLSRFFRVVNRKLKINFGPFIEKTIGFSFTFFNDTRSIRKALKKELFKPDLVLTLSKGASFRPHYAVLKMPQLHGKWMAYVHDPFPFHYYPRPYNWVEPGYDKKELFFRELSEKAKYSAFPSQLLKEWMSSYFPNFSKTGVIIPHQNAKFDAQDVDFPSYFDISKFNLLHAGNLMKQRSPEGLIKGFKLFLEKNHEAKKEARLLLLGNASDHLKMLELYEENTPEMYLYNGNKPFNEVYHLQKNVSVNIILESKSEISPFLPAKFPHCIEANKPILSLAPYYSETRRLLGSDYKFWAETDEVEKIAFLIEELYEVWKENPEKLILNRIDLEKYVSVEYLKEVISNLNYAE
- the wecB gene encoding non-hydrolyzing UDP-N-acetylglucosamine 2-epimerase, producing the protein MAPIYHELKNNNFEVFVCVTAQHREMLDQVLEFFNIKVDYDLDLMQSNQSLNSLSALILSKVDQVILDVNPDLVLVHGDTTTSSMVALAAFHLGIKIGHIEAGLRTYNKKAPFPEELNRQLTSRLVDFHFTPTTETTQNLLREGILKKNIIQTGNTVIDALLWTINKISKTDYCHVDIDVLKGKIIKNKKIVLVTGHRRENFESGLKNLCEALLEISQREDVMIIYPVHLNPNVKKTVYGLLSGKENIYLIPPVSYPVFIWLMQQSFLIVTDSGGIQEEAPSLKKPVLVTREVSERPEGVIAGFSILVGTDKNKIINKIQDILENFEGFENVTNPYGSGNASEKIVDYLLNKE